The region AGCCGTATCCGATCCTGTTGTTATCAATGTGAAATGATAGGGCTTGCTGAATAAGGGCGAAAGATAGCAGAATCAAGAGTTCCAAGGTCAGGAAAGAAAAATAAGGTGAAAAGAAAAAGGGTAAGATAAGTAGAAATCCTTGTAGCAAGTTGCGTTAAGATGTATCGAAAAGCGCAAAAGCAAGAAGTTAATCTCGTCATTTTTACCCTACCTTAATTTATGCCGTACTGTACTAGTCCATTTTTTCTCTTGCCTTGGAATGACTTTTTCAGCAGACCCTATTTATTTCGATAATTATTAATTTTAATTAAATTTTTAGGCGGATTTTGGAGCCATTTGTCGCCTAATTATTAACAGAGCTTATATAATTTTTATTTTTTTCAGACAAAAGTTGGCTCCATTTGACTCCACTGAAATTTTCTCATTGAAAATTATGTAAAATCCTCATAGCAAGACTTTCAGCCCAGAGTACAGGCTTTCATTCTTCAGATAATTATATAACAGCTTTACTGATGATCAATTTATTGGGAGTGCTTTGATTGAAAAATCAAAAAATCTGACCAGCTTTCATAATTATAAATGTGAACTCACTACACAATTGCTCATGACGTAATTCTAAAACATAGAAATGCTGAGAGCTTTTAATTTAGCCAGAAGGTGAATTTTTAATTGTTCAATTCGCTCGACTCATCTAAATCAACAATTATTAGCTTTACTAATCAAACAGAAAGCACCCTAGCCCAAATCACAGGAAGCCAACCGTGCAAGAGCTAAATCATGTATTAGATGAATGAACAGAATTTAGTTCAACTTTACTACCTTCAATTACCGATTCCACAAATTTAGGATTTCGTTGAATCTGCAACTGAAAGTGCTTCTACCTCTGCAATATCTTATTGCAGAGGTGGAAATTTGTTATTAAATGCTTTCTAGGGGTAAATATAGCGAAGATACTGTTGGTGAAACATTGCTTAACACTATCAAAGCCTGAAAGCTTGATAATTCACCAGTTGAAGCTGATGGAGTTTTGTAAATAAAGTAACGCTAAAATCGGAATTTCAAATATCAAGAAATATTTTGCCAACGGTATCGACGCTATATCTACCCCCATAAAAGGTGTCACAGCAGGTGGAACAGGAGGTGGAACAGCCTCAAATCCTTGCTAAACCTAACTTACAACTCCATTGTTCCACCTGTTCCACTTATCCCCCCCAAACTTTGCTAAATTTTGATAGCAGTGATGAAATTGCCCAAGGGATACTGCTAAACACAAACTCAAAATACTAAGACTAAGATATAGCCAACGACGTTGTTTAATTCGGAAATTCATAGTTAATAGTTTTTGAGCAACTAATTTTTTACAAGTGCAGCACAAGTTAAAGGCTGTTGCAGATGTGTAGAAGATTGTGCTGCAACTAACTCAACTTTTCCATCAGCGTTACGATGCCAAGAAGTAGCTTGAACAAGGGCTTCGGAAGATGGAGGGATTTGTGCTTGTACTTGCGGTGTTTTGCGAAATGCAGAGATATCACGAATATCAGACCAAGTGCGATCGCTCCTCACTTCCTCTGTAGGATTTTGTGGTATTCCACCCTTTCCCGTCGCCACAAATTTACTGCCTTGATCGCCAGCACAGCCTGTAGCAATTTGCTGCGATGGATCTGTAACATTCGCTGGCAGTTCAATTAAGCCAGAATTAGGATCAACGCCGATATTATTGATTTGGACTGTACCACTAACACCAAACTGGGAACTGGCTGTAATATCATTTTCTGGGGTGAGTTGGGGACGAAACTGTAATCCAATGATTCCTTGAGTAGTGATTTGAATATTGCCTCCCCTGCCTTGGAAAGCATCAGCAATAATGTCGCTGTTTTCTAATCCAACGATGATCGGTGCATTAATGCTGATATTACCTCCATTACCATTACCGCCTGCGGTAGCTGCGATCGCGCTATTATCACGCAGCATTAATAATTTCTCTACTTGTAAGGCGATATTTCCACCATTACCGGATTCTGTTTGTGCCTGGATCGTTGCTTGACGGTCTAATCGGAGGGTATTCGCTGTGATATTGAGATTGCCACCATTGCCGCTACCTTGATTAGTAACACTCACAGTTCCGCCATCTGTTAATATCAGGTTGGGTGTGGTGAGACTTACATTACCTGCATTGGCTGTTAGTATATTTGGCAGACCAAATAGCTGCTGGAGTTGTGGGTTTAAGTTAAGGACAGATGAGTTAATGCTACTAATATTGCTTGGACTACGACCACTAATCTCGATTGATTCTGTAGCATTAATACTGATATCTCCGCCATTACCTGTGAAGAATGAAGTTGCAGCAACCGCTCCTCCATCGAGAATTTGTAACTTGGCGGTATCAAGCGACAAAGTTTTAGCGTTTCCGGTGGCAAATGTGGTTGAGGCAATATTGCTATAGAATCCGAAGGGGCTTTCTCCAATAACAGTTGTGCGTTGGTTGCGAATCGTGACTTGACCACTAGAGCCACTACCAAATGTTGCTGAACCTAATGAAGCTCCACCTGATATTACTAAACTATTGCCATTGACAAAGATGTCGCCAGCATTCCCCGAACTATAATAACTAGACGTACCAAGATTACTAATATCTCTAGGATTGCTTGGTGAATAGCCAGACAGTTCAATTGCAGTTGCCTGAATTGCGATATTGCCACTTGCGGCCGTTCCTATAGTTGAACTATTCAACCCTGCTCCCTGTTGGATTGTCAGCTTGGGAGTAATAACGCTGATATTACCACCTGCTGCGCTACCGAAAGTTTCACTGCGAATCCCACTCCAAATTTCTGCATTGGTTCTACCAATCATGTCTATCGCTGCTGATGCTTGCAGGTGAATTTCACCACCGGGTAAATAACCAAAATTTTGCGTCAGAATGAGTGAACCGTCAGTAAATTCGACGTTTTGCCCCTGAATCTGTACAGATCCGGCATTGATTCCACTCACATCAAGTAGCGACTTTTTTGCTAGTTGAATATCACCAAAACTCTGCCCATTTTCATACCCCAAGGCATATCCCTGTGCAGTAAGTATCAAGCTAATCAAGCCTGCATCACTCACACTGCCTAACTCTATTTGTCCTTGTTGAGCAGTCAAAGTTCCCCCATCCAGATTTAAATCGCCACCAACCAAAGCCAGGGTTTTTCCTGGCTGTACCCGCAGTTCGGTAGCACTTGGAGCCACAATTATAGGAGGCAACCCACTAGGATTGGGATTACTTAACGAGTGTCCTGTACCTTGAACTGTAATTGATGCAGGATTGCTACCCATTTGCAAACCAATGGGAACATTCATACTTAATAATGGTTTGGTTTGAGAATTAATTGCACTAAACTCAGAACCATCATTAAACTTGATGCCGTTGGCAGTTGTACCAATAAACGAACCCCCGATGTTGAGTTTGGCATTAGCTCCAAAGATAATACCGTTAGGATTCATTAAAAAAAGACTGACCGGGTTTTTACTATTAATCGTTTGAATCAAGCCATCAATGTGAGATATATTTCCACCTGTCACACGGCTGAAAATGGTAGAAATATTCGGCGTGTTCGCTAAATCAAAAGTAGCTGACCCGTTAGTGGGAACAGAGAACTGTTGGAAACTATGAAATAGATTAGTGTTAACGGCACTACCGTTAGTAATGGTGAAGTTATTACCCGTTTGAGAGACGGTAGTATTGAGCGTATTATCTGATGTTACTTGAGCGTTGGCAACACTACACCAACAAAGTATTCCACTGGTTAGGATTCCATTGATTAAAACCCAGCCCAAAGAGAGTGCTTTCATCACTCGGTTCCCTATGTATTATCTAATATTTAAGATTCCCGAAATGACATGGCTATAAACACTTGGCTGAAGCAGGTTGCAGTCTGGATCAATACCAAGTCCTTTAAAATGCTGAATAGCTGAGTGAGAAATATAGACCATTTTCTTGGAGCGATCGCTTTTCCCCACCTATTGATGTTAGCGGAATACCCCAATCCAGATGGGCTGAGAAAT is a window of Tolypothrix sp. PCC 7910 DNA encoding:
- a CDS encoding S-layer family protein, which translates into the protein MKALSLGWVLINGILTSGILCWCSVANAQVTSDNTLNTTVSQTGNNFTITNGSAVNTNLFHSFQQFSVPTNGSATFDLANTPNISTIFSRVTGGNISHIDGLIQTINSKNPVSLFLMNPNGIIFGANAKLNIGGSFIGTTANGIKFNDGSEFSAINSQTKPLLSMNVPIGLQMGSNPASITVQGTGHSLSNPNPSGLPPIIVAPSATELRVQPGKTLALVGGDLNLDGGTLTAQQGQIELGSVSDAGLISLILTAQGYALGYENGQSFGDIQLAKKSLLDVSGINAGSVQIQGQNVEFTDGSLILTQNFGYLPGGEIHLQASAAIDMIGRTNAEIWSGIRSETFGSAAGGNISVITPKLTIQQGAGLNSSTIGTAASGNIAIQATAIELSGYSPSNPRDISNLGTSSYYSSGNAGDIFVNGNSLVISGGASLGSATFGSGSSGQVTIRNQRTTVIGESPFGFYSNIASTTFATGNAKTLSLDTAKLQILDGGAVAATSFFTGNGGDISINATESIEISGRSPSNISSINSSVLNLNPQLQQLFGLPNILTANAGNVSLTTPNLILTDGGTVSVTNQGSGNGGNLNITANTLRLDRQATIQAQTESGNGGNIALQVEKLLMLRDNSAIAATAGGNGNGGNISINAPIIVGLENSDIIADAFQGRGGNIQITTQGIIGLQFRPQLTPENDITASSQFGVSGTVQINNIGVDPNSGLIELPANVTDPSQQIATGCAGDQGSKFVATGKGGIPQNPTEEVRSDRTWSDIRDISAFRKTPQVQAQIPPSSEALVQATSWHRNADGKVELVAAQSSTHLQQPLTCAALVKN